AACATGATATTTACAATCAAAAACGATATTATGATTACTTTCTGCTTTTCTACTCAATGTCATCACCTACAGTAAATTGTACCACAAATAGTTAGTTTAGTGTAGTTTATCTAACATGTTTTAAAGAGAGAATTTAAGAATTTTGCTCTTAACATCCCTAAAGGGATGCAGAGCAAATTGCCTTATATCCCCATGGCTAAAGCAAGGGGTTTTACGGCGAATTTGATAAAAGTTAAGAAGGTGAGCGAGGAATAAAACGAGTACACGTGTTTTCTGCCTTAGCGATCAGATTCAGAATTAATACGTATGCAGATTGGGAATGATCTCACATAACTAAAGAAAGGGCCGGTAATGTGTGCGAACAAACAAAATCACCTATATCATCTGTCTCTTTATCCTTTTTTGTGGGCAGACAACAGCCTTGGCAGTTCAACCAATAAACCAAGATGTCCCGTTCTTAATCAACAACGGAAAATGTCCGAATGCTAATGAAGTAGTCAATAACCCTACAAACGAAGGACTGAGGGAAGCTTTAGAAAGAATTATTCCTAATGCGTACACATGGGACAAGAAACATAACGAATGGAAAGTCCTTCAGATAACTCCACTGCCAACAACATATCCTGAATCCTATTACGATATGGGAAAGCATTACTGTGGCGAATATATAGCGAATAATTCTTGGTAATCATGGTAGATTTCCCTGCACCATTGGGACCGAGGTATCCAACTGCCTCCCCCTGTTCAATCTTGAAAGAAATGTTATCAACTGCTCTATTAATCGTATATTCTCTTGTAATCAAATTGCAGAAAGCACCGAATAATCCGGAAAATCTGCGATACTGCCGGAAGTCTTTCACTATATCAATAACTTCAATTGTTGCCACAGTTAACTCCTCCTAGTTCTATATAATCTGGAAAATATTCTTCGATTAAATTCGGTAATTAATGTTATTGTATTCGCTTCCAAAAAGTAATTTCCTTCCAATGACAACGTATGATTTGTTGCACTATTCTGCCCGTTTGCGGAGGGAATAAACAA
The genomic region above belongs to Paenibacillus sp. GP183 and contains:
- a CDS encoding ATP-binding cassette domain-containing protein, producing the protein MATIEVIDIVKDFRQYRRFSGLFGAFCNLITREYTINRAVDNISFKIEQGEAVGYLGPNGAGKSTMITKNYSLYIRHSNAFPYRNRIQDMLLAVELSEGLSIRYVSCPMCTH